CACTGTTTCGTTCCAGCAGCGGAGGGAGCGGGATTCGAACCCGCGGGACCCTTGCAGGCCCAACGGTTTTCAAGACCGTCGCATTCGTCCGCTCTGCCATCCCTCCGCCTGCAAGCTTACTACGAGTTCAAGCTTGAATCCGAGCCCGCAGCGACTGAATCCACTCACCGGCTTGTTCCCAGGCCAAATTGGTGGCTTCACGAATTTCTGCGCCGTTGCTACTGGCCGCTGGGTACGAACCTAAGAACCGAACATCGGAGTGTTTGCTCTTTAAATTGCGAAGGCAATCGGCGACCACTTCATCGTTGATATGACCGTCTAGATCGATGATAAAGCAATAGTCTCCCAGCGCTGTTTTCGTCGGTCGAGACTCTAGTTTCGACAGGTTGATCGACCGGGCAGCGAATTCTTGAAGGATCGACAACAAACTTCCTGGGGCGTCGGCTCGTTGGAAAACCACCACGGTTGTTTTGTCGTGTCCGGTGGGTAGTGGCACGCCTTCGGTTGCAATCAAGACGAAGCGAGTTTGATTACCGGTGTGGTCCTCAATGTTAGGTGCCAAAACTTCAAGCCCATAAACCTCAGCTGCCAACGCTGTTCCAATCGCCGCCCGTGTTGGATCACCGGCTTCAGCCACTATTCGGGCGGCCTCGGCGGTCGAGTTGGCATTGGCAATGTTGGCGTTTGGGGTTGACTCACTGAGAAAACGTCGACATTGGGCCGTGGCTACCTGATAACTGGCCACTTCTTGCACCTCTTCAAGTGACGCGCCTTTAACCCCCAGTAGGTTTAAATGCACGTCAATAACTACTTCACGCTGGATCAACAGGTTGCTTTCAAAGGCCAATTTGTCGATGGTGGCGGTAACTGAACCTTCAATAGCGTTCTCAATAGGTACAAAACCCAGATCCACGGTCCCCGCTTCAGTGGCATTGATGACATCCAAAATGGTGGCCAACGAAATGCGTTCTAGCCCTGCCAAATCGGGTTCTGACAACAAGGCGGCTTCGGTGAAGGTGGCTTCGGGCCCCAAATAGGCAATGGTTGAAGCATGGGCAGGTAGCGCTGGTAAGGATGCGGTAGAAGCAGGCACAAGAGGTAAGGATAGTGACGTGGATGTAGATGCCCTAAGTGAACTGATTAAAGCTGTACAGGTTGGCACCGTTAGTGCTGATGAAGCGGTGTCGCAACTACGTCGCTTGCCCTTCGCGGATTTGGGTATGGCGCGCATCGATCACCACCGTCAACTGCGTCAAGGTTTGGTAGAAGCTGTTTACGGACCGGGTAAGACCCCAGAACAAACCAAAGCGGTGGTGGCAGAACTGCTTGATGGCAATGACGGCCCGGTAATTCTGAGCCGTGCCGATGAAGCCCAGATTGAAACCGTGCTGCGGGCGTTTCCGAACGGTCGCCTGGAAGGTCACACCGTGGTCTGGCGGGCCATGGCACCTCGAGACGAAACGGTGGTCGTTGCCACCGCGGGCACTGCCGACCTACCTGTTTCTACCGAGGCCGCTGTAGTGCTAGAAGCCCTTGGATTCCAACCAAACCGCCTGGTAGATGTGGGTGTGGCTGGCTTGCATCGATTGTTGCGTGAGGTTGATGTAATTGCTGAGGCCGACGCCGTGGTGGTGGTGGCTGGTATGGAAGGGGCACTAGCCAGCGTCGTTGGTGGAATCGCTGCGGGCCCGGTGATCGCGGTGCCTA
The genomic region above belongs to Acidimicrobiia bacterium and contains:
- the pheA gene encoding prephenate dehydratase; this encodes MPASTASLPALPAHASTIAYLGPEATFTEAALLSEPDLAGLERISLATILDVINATEAGTVDLGFVPIENAIEGSVTATIDKLAFESNLLIQREVVIDVHLNLLGVKGASLEEVQEVASYQVATAQCRRFLSESTPNANIANANSTAEAARIVAEAGDPTRAAIGTALAAEVYGLEVLAPNIEDHTGNQTRFVLIATEGVPLPTGHDKTTVVVFQRADAPGSLLSILQEFAARSINLSKLESRPTKTALGDYCFIIDLDGHINDEVVADCLRNLKSKHSDVRFLGSYPAASSNGAEIREATNLAWEQAGEWIQSLRARIQA
- the larB gene encoding nickel pincer cofactor biosynthesis protein LarB, producing the protein MDVDALSELIKAVQVGTVSADEAVSQLRRLPFADLGMARIDHHRQLRQGLVEAVYGPGKTPEQTKAVVAELLDGNDGPVILSRADEAQIETVLRAFPNGRLEGHTVVWRAMAPRDETVVVATAGTADLPVSTEAAVVLEALGFQPNRLVDVGVAGLHRLLREVDVIAEADAVVVVAGMEGALASVVGGIAAGPVIAVPTSVGYGAGLNGVTALLSMLASCAAGITVVGIDNGFGAAMAVARALNHFPKRTG